In Natronoarchaeum mannanilyticum, a genomic segment contains:
- a CDS encoding class I SAM-dependent methyltransferase family protein has product MSDGDDDALAAVVEKPRAEVATEQLRAEGVYDDRRKVREYGPESVALPVTTAPADTDVLEVVVQTDPELRGTTLPDLLAERGWTDAEIERAPGSWAVIGSVVLVTLEDCPREAELGDALLELHGEADTVLAHEGVDGERREPDGRVIAGDPSTETIHTEHGTRYALDLRDVMFSPGNKAERARMADVIAGEAGPTVETDREGPERVFDMFAGIGYFTLPMARAGAEVTAAEINPTAYRYLIENAVLNDVQDRVEAYRADCRDVEVSGADRVVMGYYDAHEYLDDAVAAAASGGVLHVHEATPEAELWDRPVGRIEAAADRAGRGVEIEGKRKVKSHSEGVWHVVVDARVA; this is encoded by the coding sequence ATGAGTGACGGAGACGACGACGCTCTCGCCGCGGTCGTCGAGAAGCCCCGCGCCGAGGTCGCGACCGAACAGCTGCGCGCCGAGGGCGTCTACGACGACCGCCGGAAGGTCCGCGAGTACGGCCCGGAGTCGGTCGCGCTGCCGGTGACGACCGCGCCCGCCGACACCGACGTGCTTGAGGTCGTCGTCCAGACCGATCCTGAGCTGCGCGGGACGACGCTGCCGGACCTGCTGGCCGAACGGGGCTGGACCGACGCCGAGATCGAGCGGGCGCCCGGCTCGTGGGCGGTGATCGGCAGCGTCGTCCTCGTCACGCTGGAGGACTGCCCCCGGGAAGCCGAGCTCGGCGACGCCCTGCTGGAGCTCCACGGCGAGGCCGACACCGTGCTGGCCCACGAGGGCGTCGACGGGGAACGCCGCGAGCCCGACGGCCGGGTGATCGCGGGCGACCCGAGCACGGAGACGATCCACACCGAGCACGGCACGCGCTACGCGCTCGATCTCCGGGACGTGATGTTCTCGCCGGGCAACAAGGCCGAGCGCGCGCGGATGGCCGACGTGATCGCCGGAGAGGCGGGTCCCACGGTCGAGACCGATCGCGAGGGCCCCGAGCGCGTCTTCGACATGTTCGCCGGGATCGGCTACTTCACGCTGCCGATGGCGCGGGCCGGCGCCGAGGTCACCGCCGCGGAGATCAATCCGACGGCGTACCGCTACCTGATCGAGAACGCCGTGCTCAACGACGTACAGGATCGGGTCGAGGCGTACCGCGCGGACTGCCGGGACGTCGAGGTCTCCGGGGCCGACCGTGTCGTGATGGGGTACTACGACGCCCACGAGTACCTCGACGACGCCGTCGCCGCCGCGGCGTCCGGCGGCGTCCTGCACGTCCACGAGGCGACGCCGGAGGCCGAACTGTGGGACCGCCCCGTGGGCCGGATCGAGGCTGCGGCCGACCGGGCCGGGCGCGGCGTCGAGATCGAGGGCAAGCGAAAGGTCAAGAGCCACAGCGAGGGCGTCTGGCACGTCGTCGTGGACGCCAGAGTTGCGTAG
- a CDS encoding carotenoid oxygenase family protein, which produces MTADHRLGFRDAEARPPTELPVEGKLPEWLSGVLLRNGPGKFSAGDRTVNHWFDGFALLRRFAIRDGGVEFASRFLRSDAYERARATGGLRYAEFGTTPDDGPLGRVRRLLSGELTDNASITVTHRRGEFVAVTEPPRAWAFDPESLRTLDPRRFDDGVDATGSTAHRHYDPRRGETWGLATRHGRNAGYVLHRRADGSARREPVATIEVDRPAYVHSFALTERYAVVTEPPFVTSPRRLLTADTFLDAHEWEPERGTRFFLCERESGDVVGPYRTDPFFVFHHANAFEDTDAGELVVDLIAFDDADAVTTFSLPNLRSASPALPAGELRRYRLPIAPPDAADGPSADAADVPSAGSSQPIRATASETPVEPTPTTLHDGPMAFPTIDYANRNGRAYRYVYGAGNRRNPPEAFLNRIVKVDVETGRTVTWSEPDVHPGEPLFVPAPSGRRDEEDDGVLLSVVLDAAAERSALLVLDAADLSERARAPLDRPLPFGFHGQFYRDGGRPIQSMA; this is translated from the coding sequence GTGACCGCCGACCACAGACTCGGGTTCCGCGACGCCGAGGCGCGTCCGCCGACCGAGCTTCCAGTCGAGGGCAAACTCCCCGAGTGGCTCTCGGGCGTCCTGTTGCGGAACGGCCCCGGAAAGTTCTCCGCCGGCGACCGGACGGTGAACCACTGGTTCGACGGGTTCGCCTTGCTCCGGCGGTTCGCGATCCGCGACGGCGGCGTCGAGTTCGCGTCACGATTCCTGCGGAGCGACGCCTACGAGCGGGCGCGGGCGACCGGCGGTCTCCGGTACGCCGAGTTCGGTACCACCCCTGACGACGGGCCGCTGGGGCGGGTTCGGCGACTCCTCTCCGGCGAGCTGACCGACAACGCCTCGATCACCGTCACCCACCGTCGCGGCGAGTTCGTCGCCGTGACCGAGCCACCGCGGGCGTGGGCGTTCGACCCCGAGAGCCTGCGCACGCTCGATCCACGGCGGTTCGACGACGGCGTCGACGCGACCGGCTCGACGGCCCACCGCCACTACGACCCGCGACGCGGGGAGACGTGGGGGCTGGCCACCCGTCACGGTCGGAACGCCGGCTACGTTCTCCACCGCAGAGCCGACGGGAGCGCCCGCCGCGAGCCGGTCGCGACGATCGAGGTGGACCGACCCGCGTACGTCCACAGCTTCGCGCTGACCGAGCGGTACGCCGTCGTCACCGAGCCGCCGTTCGTCACGTCGCCCCGCCGGCTGCTGACCGCCGACACGTTCCTCGACGCCCACGAGTGGGAGCCCGAGCGAGGCACCCGGTTTTTCCTCTGCGAGCGAGAGTCCGGTGACGTCGTCGGACCCTACCGGACGGATCCGTTCTTCGTCTTCCACCACGCCAACGCGTTCGAGGACACCGACGCGGGCGAGCTCGTCGTCGACCTGATCGCGTTCGACGACGCCGACGCCGTGACGACGTTCTCGCTCCCGAATCTCCGCTCGGCGTCGCCTGCTCTGCCGGCGGGCGAACTGCGACGCTACCGGCTTCCGATTGCGCCGCCGGATGCCGCGGACGGACCGAGTGCGGACGCTGCAGACGTGCCGAGCGCGGGATCGTCCCAGCCGATCCGGGCAACGGCGTCCGAGACGCCGGTCGAGCCGACGCCGACGACGCTCCACGATGGGCCGATGGCGTTCCCGACGATCGACTACGCGAACCGCAACGGGCGGGCGTACCGGTACGTCTACGGCGCCGGCAATCGGCGGAATCCGCCGGAAGCGTTCCTGAATCGCATCGTCAAGGTCGACGTCGAGACCGGGCGCACGGTGACCTGGTCGGAGCCCGACGTGCATCCCGGCGAACCGCTGTTCGTCCCCGCGCCGTCGGGACGCCGTGACGAGGAGGACGACGGCGTCCTGCTCTCGGTCGTCCTCGACGCCGCGGCCGAACGGTCCGCGCTGCTCGTGCTCGACGCCGCCGATCTCTCGGAGCGCGCCCGGGCGCCGCTGGATCGTCCGCTGCCGTTCGGGTTCCACGGGCAGTTCTACCGGGACGGCGGCCGCCCGATCCAGTCGATGGCCTGA
- a CDS encoding ATP-dependent DNA helicase, which translates to MDASRILDEFPAPSYRGNQQQALADIREAFDAGNDVVLVRAPTGSGKSLLARAIAGCARRGDDAAPSEATSAYYTTPQVSQLDDVASDDLLEDLNVIRGKSNYNCILPGETDTSVDQAPCARERGYDCSVKHRCPYFSDRAIASNRRIAAMTLAYFMQTAGSDVFRKRDVCVIDEAHGLAEWAEMYATTHLGPRTVPMWDDLRVPDLDGPDQAVDYADALIDTCTKRKDDLLQKGDLEPAEAAERDRLQELISELKWFVEDYRDPQSSTTWLVDQNDRESGDGQGEGGPVTIKPMNPERYLQHTVWDRANKFALLSATILNKEAFCRQVGLDPADVALVDVGHTFPVENRPLYDVARGKMTYEHREETIPKLARTIVRIMRTHDDEKGLIHCHSYDIQSRLEERLRDFGVDRRVRTHDREDRDQALEAWKDSDRPDVFLSVKMEEALDLEGDLARWQVLCKAPYPNTGDSRVAHRLEDGQWGWYYRTALRTVIQACGRVVRAPDDYGATYLADTSLLDLFDRASHDVPDWFDEQIAAMSEPDLPAFDPDAALGDAGSAAGRRSDRSTRSAGRASDGGDRDDRGGSSSASGGDAAASSRGSRSSTSSSDSSPIADVWDTDG; encoded by the coding sequence GTGGACGCCAGCCGCATCCTCGACGAGTTTCCCGCGCCCTCCTACCGCGGCAACCAGCAGCAGGCGCTCGCCGATATCCGCGAGGCGTTCGACGCCGGCAACGACGTGGTGCTGGTGCGCGCCCCGACCGGCAGCGGCAAGTCCCTGCTGGCCCGCGCCATCGCCGGCTGCGCGCGCCGCGGCGACGACGCCGCGCCGAGCGAGGCGACCAGCGCCTACTACACGACGCCGCAGGTCTCCCAGCTCGACGACGTCGCCAGCGACGACCTGCTCGAGGATCTCAACGTGATCCGGGGCAAGAGCAACTACAACTGCATCCTCCCCGGCGAGACCGACACTTCCGTCGACCAGGCGCCCTGCGCCCGCGAGCGCGGGTACGACTGCTCGGTCAAGCACCGCTGTCCGTACTTCTCCGATCGCGCCATCGCCTCGAACCGCCGGATCGCCGCGATGACGCTGGCCTACTTCATGCAGACCGCCGGCTCGGACGTGTTCCGCAAGCGCGACGTCTGCGTGATCGACGAGGCCCACGGGCTCGCCGAGTGGGCCGAGATGTACGCGACGACCCACCTCGGCCCGCGGACGGTGCCGATGTGGGACGACCTGCGCGTGCCCGATCTCGACGGGCCGGACCAGGCCGTCGACTACGCCGACGCGCTGATCGACACCTGCACGAAGCGCAAGGACGACCTGCTCCAGAAGGGCGACCTCGAACCCGCCGAAGCCGCCGAACGCGACCGCCTGCAGGAACTCATTTCCGAGCTCAAGTGGTTCGTCGAGGACTACCGCGATCCCCAGAGCTCGACGACGTGGCTCGTCGACCAGAACGACCGCGAAAGCGGGGACGGCCAGGGCGAGGGCGGTCCGGTCACGATCAAGCCGATGAACCCCGAGCGCTACCTCCAGCACACCGTCTGGGATCGCGCGAACAAGTTCGCGCTGCTCTCGGCGACGATCCTCAACAAGGAGGCGTTCTGCCGGCAGGTGGGCCTCGATCCGGCCGACGTCGCCCTGGTCGACGTGGGGCACACGTTCCCCGTCGAGAACAGGCCGCTGTACGACGTCGCGCGGGGGAAGATGACCTACGAGCACCGCGAGGAGACGATCCCGAAGCTCGCTCGCACGATCGTCCGGATCATGCGAACCCACGACGACGAGAAGGGGCTTATCCACTGTCACTCCTACGACATCCAGTCCCGCCTCGAAGAGCGCCTCCGCGATTTCGGCGTCGACCGGCGCGTGCGCACCCACGATCGTGAGGACCGCGACCAGGCCCTCGAAGCCTGGAAGGACAGCGATCGGCCCGACGTGTTCCTCTCGGTGAAGATGGAGGAGGCCCTCGACCTGGAGGGCGATCTCGCGCGCTGGCAGGTGCTCTGCAAGGCGCCGTACCCCAACACCGGCGACTCGCGGGTCGCCCACCGTCTAGAGGACGGCCAGTGGGGCTGGTACTACCGCACCGCGCTGCGGACGGTAATCCAGGCCTGCGGGCGGGTCGTCCGCGCGCCCGACGACTACGGCGCGACCTACCTCGCGGACACGAGCCTGCTTGACCTGTTCGACCGGGCGAGCCACGACGTGCCCGACTGGTTCGACGAGCAGATCGCGGCGATGTCCGAGCCCGATCTGCCGGCGTTCGATCCCGACGCCGCGCTGGGCGACGCCGGATCGGCGGCCGGTCGACGCTCCGACCGTTCTACTCGCTCGGCAGGTCGAGCGAGCGATGGCGGCGATCGGGACGATCGCGGCGGCTCGTCGTCGGCGTCCGGCGGCGACGCCGCGGCGTCCTCGCGCGGGTCGCGCTCGTCGACGTCCTCGAGCGACTCCAGCCCGATCGCGGACGTCTGGGACACGGACGGCTGA
- a CDS encoding DUF7561 family protein — protein MSTDPCDGCGAAVRIGGGIGDFWTLSPGTTGGMTLEFDDDSEHFLCFDCVDALPDYPTAADVAALDRSVEEGNESDAE, from the coding sequence ATGAGCACCGACCCCTGCGACGGCTGCGGCGCCGCGGTGCGGATCGGCGGCGGGATCGGCGACTTCTGGACGCTCTCGCCGGGGACGACCGGCGGGATGACCCTGGAGTTCGACGACGACTCCGAGCACTTCCTCTGTTTCGACTGCGTCGACGCGCTGCCGGACTATCCGACCGCCGCGGACGTCGCCGCGCTGGACCGGTCTGTCGAGGAAGGCAACGAGAGCGACGCCGAGTGA
- a CDS encoding YkgJ family cysteine cluster protein, producing the protein MEVDCEGCAGCCVDWRALTDAPGDHERGGDRQPLDDTYNLTPLRRGEVRTFVDAGLGDALTPRLWRDAGGVEIDGRELAGVGGRPAFFVGLRKIPKPVAPFDVAPRRLPACVFLDPETLQCRIHGDELYPQQCASYPGHNLTLDQETECERVERSFGGDRLLDDEPPEDAEGLLLGPQALGEKLFVHPEPERLAGVVDRVARGEPTAADRAEFVGVAAASSPGATGVDERRYEAARERALEADSWVGETIAEGTDRADAATGEADAAEATAPSLASAAEEDRGAPETPGWD; encoded by the coding sequence ATGGAGGTCGACTGCGAGGGCTGCGCGGGCTGTTGCGTCGACTGGCGCGCGCTGACCGACGCGCCCGGAGATCACGAGCGCGGTGGGGACCGACAACCCCTCGACGACACGTACAACCTCACGCCGCTCCGGCGCGGGGAGGTACGGACGTTCGTCGACGCCGGACTGGGCGACGCGCTGACGCCGCGGCTCTGGCGCGATGCGGGCGGCGTCGAGATCGACGGGCGGGAGCTCGCCGGCGTCGGCGGTCGACCCGCCTTCTTCGTCGGGCTCAGAAAGATCCCCAAGCCGGTCGCGCCGTTCGACGTCGCCCCGCGGCGGCTCCCGGCCTGCGTCTTCCTCGATCCCGAGACGCTGCAATGTCGCATCCACGGCGACGAGCTCTACCCCCAGCAGTGCGCGAGCTACCCCGGCCACAACCTGACGCTCGACCAGGAGACCGAGTGCGAGCGCGTCGAGCGATCGTTCGGCGGCGACCGTCTGCTCGACGACGAGCCGCCGGAAGACGCCGAGGGGCTGCTGTTGGGCCCGCAGGCGCTGGGCGAGAAGCTGTTCGTTCATCCCGAGCCCGAGCGTCTGGCGGGCGTCGTCGACCGGGTCGCGCGGGGAGAACCGACCGCGGCGGATCGCGCGGAGTTCGTCGGCGTCGCCGCGGCGTCGAGCCCGGGCGCGACCGGCGTCGACGAGCGACGCTACGAAGCGGCCAGAGAGCGCGCGCTGGAGGCCGACTCGTGGGTCGGCGAGACGATCGCGGAGGGGACGGACCGTGCCGACGCCGCAACGGGGGAAGCCGACGCCGCCGAGGCGACGGCCCCTTCGCTCGCCAGCGCCGCCGAGGAGGACCGCGGCGCGCCGGAGACGCCGGGCTGGGACTGA
- a CDS encoding NAD(P)H-binding protein: MHVLLTGATGFIGGRLGPALVDAGHRVTALVRDADRYDAPAGIGVVEGDLLDPGSFEAALADVDAAYYLVHSMGTGGDFAERDRRAASNFTRAADAAGVERVIYLGGLGEQGGDDERLSGHLRSRQEVAEILGDGTFELTTLRAAIVVGAGSTGFEIIDQLTRSLPVMVTPKWVRTPCQPIAVDDVVAYLTGVLDAPATAGGSFEIGGPEVLSYQEMLVETARVAGRRLTIVPVPVLTPRLSAYWVDLVTDVPRSVAHPLIEGLKTPVVVENDSIREHVDVELTPFATAVERAFERDRGDAAPAAEAE; the protein is encoded by the coding sequence ATGCACGTGCTGCTCACCGGTGCGACGGGGTTCATCGGCGGACGCCTCGGGCCGGCGCTCGTCGATGCGGGCCACCGGGTCACGGCGCTGGTCAGGGACGCCGATCGGTACGACGCGCCCGCCGGAATCGGCGTCGTCGAGGGCGACCTCCTCGATCCGGGGAGCTTCGAGGCGGCGCTGGCGGACGTCGACGCGGCGTACTACCTCGTCCACTCGATGGGGACCGGCGGCGACTTCGCCGAGCGCGACCGACGGGCGGCGAGCAACTTCACGCGCGCGGCTGACGCCGCGGGCGTCGAGCGGGTGATCTACCTCGGCGGCCTCGGGGAGCAGGGCGGCGACGACGAGCGGCTCTCGGGCCATCTGCGGTCGCGACAGGAGGTCGCCGAGATCCTCGGCGACGGGACGTTCGAGCTGACGACGCTCCGGGCCGCCATCGTCGTCGGCGCGGGCAGCACGGGGTTCGAGATCATCGATCAGCTGACCCGGTCGCTCCCGGTCATGGTGACGCCGAAGTGGGTGCGGACGCCCTGCCAGCCGATCGCGGTCGACGACGTGGTCGCGTATCTCACCGGGGTTCTCGACGCCCCGGCGACCGCCGGCGGGAGCTTCGAGATCGGCGGCCCGGAGGTGCTGTCCTACCAGGAGATGCTGGTCGAGACCGCCCGCGTCGCCGGCCGGCGGCTGACGATCGTGCCGGTGCCGGTGCTGACGCCGCGGCTGTCGGCGTACTGGGTCGATCTGGTGACCGACGTGCCCCGCAGCGTGGCCCACCCGCTGATCGAGGGGCTGAAGACGCCGGTCGTCGTCGAGAACGACAGCATCCGCGAGCACGTCGACGTCGAACTGACGCCGTTCGCGACCGCGGTCGAGCGGGCGTTCGAGCGCGATCGGGGCGACGCGGCGCCGGCCGCGGAGGCCGAGTGA
- a CDS encoding DUF7530 family protein, which yields MDDHGGRVRGVDYGDAWTYESIVGAIPGVTLSKSAAVAVQLVLFEAAVLVLAAVYGLWDAAAFGTVAVAVAGVGSAVMLHVSDRIRALGAPEPYRGLLFGSRFEVVLGLLAFLVFVTHLFVYDPRQGGQPLVEALFGVDPPLAAVYLALLIGWDVCYRIGTGWWASVVAVWRSYRYRGSFTPAEANAYSRVDAWNVAFAAAQLSLVPFVGDRPVLVVALLGHVAAVTIATGLSVLLLRSKGETLTRT from the coding sequence ATGGACGACCACGGAGGCCGAGTGAGGGGCGTCGACTACGGCGACGCGTGGACCTACGAGAGCATCGTCGGGGCGATTCCGGGCGTGACCCTCTCGAAATCGGCGGCCGTCGCGGTGCAGCTGGTGCTGTTCGAGGCGGCCGTCCTGGTGCTGGCGGCCGTCTACGGCCTGTGGGACGCCGCCGCGTTCGGCACCGTCGCGGTCGCTGTCGCCGGCGTCGGCAGCGCCGTGATGTTGCACGTCAGCGACCGGATCCGCGCGCTCGGGGCGCCCGAGCCGTACCGCGGGCTGTTGTTCGGCTCGCGCTTCGAGGTCGTGCTGGGGCTGCTGGCGTTTCTCGTGTTCGTCACGCACCTGTTCGTCTACGACCCGCGGCAGGGCGGCCAGCCGCTGGTCGAGGCGCTGTTCGGCGTCGACCCGCCGCTGGCGGCCGTCTACCTCGCGTTGCTGATCGGCTGGGACGTCTGTTACCGCATCGGCACCGGCTGGTGGGCGAGCGTCGTCGCCGTCTGGCGATCCTACCGGTACCGAGGAAGCTTCACGCCCGCGGAGGCGAACGCCTACAGCCGCGTCGACGCCTGGAACGTCGCCTTCGCCGCCGCTCAGCTCTCGCTCGTCCCGTTCGTCGGCGACCGGCCCGTGCTGGTCGTCGCGCTGCTGGGACACGTCGCGGCCGTCACGATCGCCACCGGGCTGTCGGTCCTGTTACTGCGCTCGAAAGGAGAGACGCTCACTCGGACTTGA
- a CDS encoding DUF5786 family protein, with product MSMGAYDEDEHERREQKASEVDADFDGARSEYRGTVEYDSGDSAEELLDAFEQIKSE from the coding sequence ATGTCAATGGGTGCCTATGACGAAGACGAGCACGAGCGCCGCGAGCAAAAGGCCAGCGAGGTCGACGCCGATTTCGACGGAGCCCGATCGGAGTACCGCGGCACCGTCGAGTACGACTCCGGCGACTCCGCCGAGGAGTTGCTCGACGCGTTCGAGCAGATCAAGTCCGAGTGA
- a CDS encoding DUF5784 family protein produces the protein MASPLRFRKSTERWTPDRVERKLLAPLDDNLGADAVDPRFDPGGGWSVRRFDVDNGDIALFLWRDGEGYWLGNTETPQTLWRTDKFGWTEVPYHVARFCQRELLTELLDAEPWLEPYDHLAWFFLPVFMSKDGRKTTRTFFREHAAGFPDADRDDALAFYDDFLSTGVFDDEREVMAGKLGTSEVFDRVRMTAAMGEFNAAKILTDAGYGITPEIQVGTGHSLDFRAVEEDRPAADGGDPRGTDVRGTIVEVTRPQPPTRRNANTPTAAVRETADGKASGQLSEHGDAVLFVDCSSFRDDEWAAVRGERPTLPHHPAIVFRARPTGRIEGYATGTVPLDLADGINLA, from the coding sequence GTGGCGAGTCCGCTTCGTTTCCGCAAGTCGACCGAGCGCTGGACGCCCGACCGCGTCGAGCGCAAGCTTCTGGCCCCGCTGGACGACAACCTGGGGGCCGACGCCGTCGACCCCCGGTTCGATCCCGGCGGCGGCTGGTCGGTTCGACGGTTCGACGTCGACAACGGCGATATCGCGCTGTTTCTCTGGCGCGACGGCGAGGGGTACTGGCTCGGCAACACCGAGACGCCCCAGACGCTCTGGCGCACCGACAAGTTCGGCTGGACGGAGGTGCCGTACCACGTCGCGCGCTTCTGCCAGCGCGAACTGCTGACCGAACTGCTCGACGCCGAGCCGTGGCTCGAACCGTACGACCACCTTGCGTGGTTTTTCCTGCCGGTCTTCATGTCCAAGGACGGCCGGAAGACGACGCGGACGTTCTTCCGCGAGCACGCGGCCGGGTTTCCGGACGCGGATCGCGACGACGCGCTGGCGTTCTACGACGACTTTCTCTCGACGGGCGTGTTCGACGACGAGCGGGAGGTGATGGCCGGCAAGCTCGGCACCAGCGAGGTGTTCGACCGGGTGCGCATGACCGCGGCGATGGGCGAGTTCAACGCCGCGAAGATCCTCACCGACGCGGGCTACGGCATCACGCCGGAGATACAGGTCGGGACGGGCCACTCGCTGGATTTCCGGGCGGTCGAGGAGGACCGCCCCGCGGCCGACGGCGGCGACCCCCGCGGAACTGACGTGAGGGGGACGATCGTCGAGGTGACACGGCCCCAGCCGCCGACGCGACGGAACGCGAACACGCCGACCGCCGCGGTACGGGAGACCGCCGACGGCAAGGCCAGCGGGCAGCTCAGCGAGCACGGCGACGCCGTGCTGTTCGTCGACTGCTCGAGCTTCCGGGACGACGAGTGGGCCGCGGTCCGGGGCGAGCGACCGACGCTCCCCCATCACCCGGCGATCGTGTTTCGCGCGCGGCCGACCGGCCGGATCGAGGGGTACGCGACGGGCACCGTGCCGCTCGACCTCGCTGACGGCATCAATCTGGCCTGA
- a CDS encoding DUF5789 family protein — protein sequence MTRPTQEMLAETEYPITTDELIERHGDRRIDLDDGAETLREILTRTAAETYERPEDAEYAIYSAVSEHAIGRKGYSDRDPTPPGSPHGPDQVSF from the coding sequence ATGACGCGACCCACCCAAGAGATGCTGGCCGAGACGGAGTATCCCATCACGACCGACGAACTGATCGAGCGACACGGCGACCGGCGGATCGACCTCGACGACGGCGCCGAGACGCTCCGCGAGATCCTGACGCGGACCGCCGCCGAGACGTACGAGCGTCCGGAGGACGCCGAGTACGCCATCTACTCGGCGGTCAGCGAGCACGCGATCGGCCGAAAGGGGTACAGCGACCGCGATCCGACGCCGCCGGGCAGCCCGCACGGCCCCGATCAGGTCTCGTTCTGA